One Chelonoidis abingdonii isolate Lonesome George chromosome 17, CheloAbing_2.0, whole genome shotgun sequence DNA segment encodes these proteins:
- the PODXL2 gene encoding podocalyxin-like protein 2 isoform X2: MKLRLRQALAVLLAWDYSFPVTSHKALPKGNRTQVKDNWETNPLQPSSDSMEPDPHTPFTSALEEEEELLPIDQSKGGQQSSQTQWPKDISSEATGQKDSLFSLLFSTASSRLGVVTEAAVGSQEEDSVPEHTSSGFDLGSSMGPSLLPVSSILSVITAGSQVVTEHSIQVTSENIGATVGVGVELAGTVATAESTQTLVGAGVETTELPVRGELIEPSVREEGEQVGPTVLTGMEQTEEAPEVTSPGGSPQNPKIVSDSGDGPANASSSAASLDRSDEPAATPARNGMKLATETVAAGRSFMPQTGDTHLDVLSTGLPWNSAQVICKDWSNLAGKNYIILNMSDNIDCEEFRLEKGPQLLALVEDAFSRQTDGLQAQWLISLSKPNENDKHLLMTLAGEQGVIPTKDVLMALGYVQRSLAEIGIQNYSTTTSCQSRPSQTHSDYGKLFVVLVIIGSICAIIIIMGLIYNCWQRRLPKMKNMSHGEELRFVENGCHDNPTLDVASDSQSEMQEKKTSVNGGGAINGPNGWDVLITKRASEDADVFEEDTHL; this comes from the exons ACTACAGTTTTCCAGTTACCTCTCATAAGGCTCTGCCCAAGGGAAACAGGACGCAAGTTAAAGACAACTGGGAAACAAACCCCCTTCAGCCGTCATCTGATTCCATGGAGCCTGACCCACATACACCTTTCACCAGTGctctggaggaagaggaagagctgcTCCCCATAGATCAGTCTAAGGGAGGGCAACAGAGCAGCCAGACTCAATGGCCAAAGGACATATCTTCAGAAGCAACTGGCCAAAAGGACTCCTTGTTCTCCCTCCTGTTCTCCACAGCCTCCAGCAGACTGGGTGTTGTGACTGAGGCAGCTGTAGGAAGCCAAGAGGAGGACTCTGTTCCTGAGCACACTTCTTCGGGCTTTGACCTAGGAAGTAGCATGGGGCCAAGTCTGCTGCCTGTGTCCTCCATCCTGTCGGTCATCACTGCAGGATCCCAAGTTGTCACAGAGCATTCCATCCAGGTGACTTCAGAAAATATTGGGGCTACAGTGGGAGTCGGAGTGGAGCTAGCAGGGACCGTGGCAACAGCAGAGTCCACACAGACGCTGGTGGGAGCTGGAGTGGAGACCACAGAGCTCCCAGTGAGAGGGGAGCTCATTGAGCCGTCAGTACGAGAAGAAGGGGAGCAAGTGGGCCCCACAGTGTTAACTGGAATGGAGCAAACGGAGGAAGCTCCTGAGGTAACATCGCCTGGAGGCAGCCCCCAAAATCCCAAGATTGTTTCTGATAGTGGTGATGGCCCCGCAAATGCCAGCTCCTCAGCGGCTTCCTTGGATAGGTCTGACGAACCAGCTGCAACCCCTGCTCGGAATGGCATGAAGCTGGCTACTGAGACCGTGGCAGCAGGGCGGAGCTTTATGCCACAGACTGGGGACACTCACCTGGATGTGCTGTCAACAGGACTGCCCTGGAACTCGGCACAG GTGATCTGCAAGGACTGGAGTAACCTGGCAGGGAAAAACTACATCATTCTGAACATGTCTGATAACATCGACTGC GAGGAATTTCGGCTGGAGAAGGGTCCCCAGTTGCTGGCTCTGGTGGAGGATGCCTTCTCCAGGCAGACAGATGGACTGCAGGCCCAGTGGCTGATCTCTCTGAGCAAACCCAATGAGAATGACAAGCACCTGCTAATGACCTTGGCAGGGGAGCAAG GTGTCATCCCTACAAAAGATGTCCTGATGGCACTGGGGTATGTTCAGAGGAGCTTAGCCGAG ATTGGCATCCAGAACTACTCAACCACCACAAGCTGCCAGTCACGACCCAGCCAGACTCACAGCGACTATGGGAAACTCTTTGTGGTGCTGGTCATCATCGGTTCCATCTgtgccatcatcatcatcatggggCTTATCTACAATTGCTGGCAGAGGCGCCTGCCCAAGATGAAGAACATG tCACACGGCGAGGAGCTGCGCTTTGTGGAGAACGGCTGCCATGACAACCCCACCTTGGACGTGGCCAGTGACAGCCAGTCGGAGATGCAGGAGAAGAAGACCAGTGTGAATGGCGGAGGTGCCATCAACGGCCCCAACGGCTGGGATGTCCTGATCACCAAGCGGGCGAGTGAGGACGCAGATGTATTTGAAGAAGATACacatctttaa